The Bacteroidota bacterium sequence GGTAACCATATATGTACCTGATTCAAGCGCGACAACAGTCGGCAAAGAACCAAGAGCCGGTGTCCAGGCATAATCATATGGAGAAGTTCCTCCACTTACAGTCACACTCGCGTTGCCATTGTTTCCTCCAAAACAGGAAACAGGAGAATTTGAACTTACGTTCACACTTAAAGCCGCAGGTTGTGACAAACTTGTAGTTTCTGTCAGCGTACATCCATAAGCATCTGTGATCGTCACCTGGTAATTTCCCGCGGATAAATTCAGCGGATTCGCTGATGCACCTGCACCGCCTGTCCAGGCATAAGTGTAAGGCGCGAAACCACCCGTAACAGCTGCCTGAATACTACCGTTTCCGGCACCATTACAGGTTGGGTCTGAAGGCGTGAGACTAATTTGCAATGGATCCGGTTCTGTAATATCCAAAACTGTTGAAGACAAACAATTATTTCCGTCACGAACGACAACCGAATAACTTCCCGCCTGTAAACCTGTAGCAAATGTTCCGGTACATACAGAAGGATTCCATTGATATGAAAATGGAGGCTGACCACCGACCACTTGAATTGTTGCGTCACCATTATTTCCTCCCGCACACAAAACCTGATGAATACCGGTTACAGAAACTACAGGACCTCCAAGATTTGAAATTCCGGCTACTCCCGAAGAAGTGCATCCATGAGCGTCCGTAATTTCAACAGTGTATGCTCCTGCAGAAACACCTGACAGTGTTGAACCGGTTGCTCCTCCCGGATTCCATTGATATGTATACGGACTTGTTCCGCCCGATGCAACTACACTTCCAGATCCATTGCTACTGCCACAGTCGCGGAAGTAGTTGATACATTAGCAGAAAGTGCCGATGGTTCGGTGACATTTACAGTAGATACAGTAGTACAACCGCGCGCATCGGTGGTTGTTACTGTATATGATCCGGCAGAAAGTCCGGTCAAAGTAGAATTCGTTGCACCTCCAGTGACCATGCATAATCATATGGAGCTGTCCCACCACTGGATGAAACGGTAACAGAACCGGTTGCGTCTCCATTACATTGCACTGCGGTAGTTCCAGTTATATTTGAAAGTAATGTTGCAGGCTGCGTGATTACTACTGTTGAAGTTTGTGTACATCCATGCGCATCCGTAACAGTAACAGTATAAGTTCCTGCGGCGAGATTCGAAGCCGAAGCAGAAGCTCCTCCTGATGGAGACCATGAATATGTATATGGATTCGTTCCTCCACTGACAGAAACCACCGCTGCACCATCATTGCCGCCACGACAGGAAACCGGTGATGATCCTGCGACAGAAATAGATATCGAGGGAGGAATGGTCACAGCCGCATTGGCTGTTGTTGTACAGCCATTCGCATCGGTTGCTATTACAGTGTATGTGCCTGCTCCCAAACCGCTAATCGTAGAACTTGTCCCTCCTCCCGGTGACCATGAGTAGTGGAATGGTCCGGTGCCATTGGCAATAACCGTTGCTGTTCCATTTACGGGTGTAGCACATGCCGATGGTGTGGCACTCGCTGTTGCGGAAATATCCGGAACATAAATGTCATAGGAATATGTCTGAAATCCGGAACTCGGACAATTGTTGTCTTGAACTGTTACTGTGAATGTATAGGGTTGCGGACGCGCATCTACAATTCCCGGTGTCCAGGAAAACGTTCCAATAGGAAACTGAGATGCTGTACTGCTGAAGAAGAAGCACCGGCAATAGCACTGTTCCAGTTCATCGTTACAGTCTGAGACGCGTTTCCGTCTGCCGAATTCACATGAAAGAAAGTGGTTGACCCGGACAAGCAACAATGCTAAAGTTATTAGTACCGTTGATTCCTGTAGCTGTTGGAAGAAGATTCGAACAGGCCTGTGTCCAGATTTGCATATCACGAATGACAGACCCAACAAGTACACCATTTCTATACTCTCTGACGATGATGGCCATTACACCTACTTCATTTTGTGTTGGAGTCAGTGTGATATCACCTGATGCATCAATGTAATTGCCGGTGAGGATGAAATCGGACTGTTAACATTGTAACCGGAAGCAAATGTCACATTTGTATTTGCCGCTGATCTGGGTGTTATGAAAGAATAAGTAATTGAATCACCATCTGTCTCAAATGCACCCATGGTTATAGTGAAACGTTTGTCCGATACATAAAAAACGAAATAGGAATGTTCGAGAAAATGGGTGATGAGTTGTTCGGTGCTGCAACGTTGTTCAGCGTTGCTTCTACATACAATGCAGGTACACCTGTACAATTCGGAGGTGTGTAAGACAAAGTAGTAATCGCGCAATTCCGGCAACATATGGAATAACCAAAACGCCAGTCTGTGCATTGAGCCGGTAATGTAACCGTTCCTGTATATTCATACTTTTGAATTCCCGGATTTGAACCGCCACTACAGGTAGTGAGACCGGGAGTACAGGGATGTGTAATCTCCTGGCCGGTTCCTGCCAGTTTGTTAAGCGTAACACTAAGATTGTAATTACAAGACACTGACGAATAGGAAACCAAAACATTATTCGGCGCACTCACACCGGAACAATCGCGGTATAAGGTAAGATCCAATGTGCAAGTATTTCCACTCACCCAGGTATACGTAATATCCGCGCCACTGATGTGTGTGTGGCGGAAGTTGTTTCGGAAGAAGGAATAAATACAAAAGCAGAATACCAGACCCGGGAGTCTGAATTTCAAAAATTAATTTTTCCTCTCAGTGTAAAATTGTTCATGGATGAATAGATCTTCTTTCAGAATGAGATACCTTGATCAATGCAATTCCAACAGGAAATACCTGTCCTTAGTATATATGTATCAGACGAAGGATATAAATCAATGTTGGGTCAATTCTTGCTAAAAACTGTCGGTAAACAATTGACTCGCTATTTGCTAAAAAAAGTCAACGATAAGGTTTGGCATGACGGTCTGCCTTAGGATTTCCAAAAAAACAGGTCAATTAAAAATAGAAATCAGCCCCTTTTCCAAATTATGGAATCAATGTTATTGTAAGCAGAAAAATGTTATTGCTTAATACATAATTTCGAATTTTCCTTACACTTTTTGAAGACTGAAATTGTGTTAAAATCTGTTCTTTTTCAAAAAAGCATTGAATTTTAAGGTGATTGAAAAATTAATCAATCTTACTTTCTCTTTGAAATGATATCAAAAACACAAAACTGTTCTAATTTAAAACCTTCTTTTGCTCAATAAGCTGAATGAATTTTCTTGTCCGGATATCTCTGCCATTACCATTCAGATGATATACTGTATCAAAAAATAAGGAATCGTTCATTACAAAATATTCAGGATCATTGAGAACAGAATAGCAAGTTTCGCAGAAAGTGTATTTGCATATTGGTGGATCACATCTGCGTTGTTATCGAAAACAGACTCCGGAAAATTCGGATACACAAAATACACTTTCACCCCAGTACTTTGTGCTTTACGATAAAATGAATTCAGCAATGCTATTCCTTGATATTCTGAATATTTGAATTTATCAATATCCTCTGCCCGTATCGAACTTGGCTGATCAAGTTGGCAAACCACATCACCATATTCATTTAAACAATCTCTACGGTAAACAGTAGAATATTTGACTTCGAAAGATCCGATGGATGCAGGGTGAAAAAGTTTGTTTTTTAACAGAAAGAAATTATCATGCATCGCAGTTCGCTTGCGTTCCATGTAATAATTCAAA is a genomic window containing:
- a CDS encoding SprB repeat-containing protein is translated as MCAGGNNGDATIQVVGGQPPFSYQWNPSVCTGTFATGLQAGSYSVVVRDGNNCLSSTVLDITEPDPLQISLTPSDPTCNGAGNGSIQAAVTGGFAPYTYAWTGGAGASANPLNLSAGNYQVTITDAYGCTLTETTSLSQPAALSVNVSSNSPVSCFGGNNGNASVTVSGGTSPYDYAWTPALGSLPTVVALESGTYMVTVTDANFCTRTSTINITQPAQLLSSISPAHRYFVTVMQAVPLR
- a CDS encoding SprB repeat-containing protein, which translates into the protein MLVRVNHFLSCEFGRRKRVSDCNDELEQCYCRCFFFSSTASQFPIGTFSWTPGIVDARPQPYTFTVTVQDNNCPSSGFQTYSYDIYVPDISATASATPSACATPVNGTATVIANGTGPFHYSWSPGGGTSSTISGLGAGTYTVIATDANGCTTTANAAVTIPPSISISVAGSSPVSCRGGNDGAAVVSVSGGTNPYTYSWSPSGGASASASNLAAGTYTVTVTDAHGCTQTSTVVITQPATLLSNITGTTAVQCNGDATGSVTVSSSGGTAPYDYAWSLEVQRILL